One genomic region from Desulfallas thermosapovorans DSM 6562 encodes:
- a CDS encoding Uma2 family endonuclease, producing the protein MPVVLSDRIYTVEDYMKMDDGRRYELIGGELFVVPSPRPKHQKVSGRIFYQFENFLRNNNLGEVFHAPIDIVLGKHIVQPDVIFIAKERLDIIGELNIQSAPDLVVEVLSPSTAAHDKKKKSQLYLKHGVKEYWLVDPDAKIVDVFKAGEQEWRWVGTFDQDDILNSTLLPGLEIKLIEIFQG; encoded by the coding sequence ATGCCGGTAGTTTTATCGGACAGGATCTACACCGTTGAGGATTATATGAAAATGGATGACGGCAGGCGATATGAGTTGATTGGGGGGGAATTGTTTGTGGTACCTAGCCCAAGGCCAAAACACCAGAAGGTTAGCGGGAGGATTTTTTACCAGTTTGAGAACTTTCTAAGAAACAATAACCTGGGAGAAGTTTTTCACGCTCCTATTGATATTGTTTTAGGAAAACATATAGTTCAGCCTGATGTAATATTTATTGCCAAAGAACGATTGGATATTATTGGGGAACTAAACATCCAGAGCGCGCCGGACCTGGTGGTTGAGGTATTGTCTCCTTCCACCGCCGCCCACGATAAAAAGAAAAAAAGCCAGTTATACCTTAAACACGGGGTAAAGGAATACTGGCTAGTGGATCCGGATGCTAAAATTGTAGATGTGTTTAAAGCCGGTGAGCAAGAATGGCGATGGGTAGGCACCTTTGACCAGGATGACATTTTGAATTCC